The sequence aaaaatatatattttttaaaaaaaataaaaaaataaaaaaaaataaataaatcatatttaGCGACGGAATATTTCTGTCGCTAATAATTCCGTCGctatttccgtcggtaaatttaaaaaaatgataaaaaataaatgaaaaataataaataatatttaactacggattattttccgtcgctaataaacgaaaaatgataaataataCTGCCGGTTCGACCAGACCGGTTCAGACCAGTTCGACAAGACTGGACCGCCGGTTCGGCCAGACCGGTTCGATTAGACCGATTTAGACCCGGTTCGATCAGACCAATTAATTAGGGTTTCTAGGGTTTTTAGGGTTTCTAggttttttattgtatttaggGTTTCTAGGGTTTTTAGTTTGGATTTACGATTTTCGTCATATCTTCTTCGTTATACGTCCGATTTGACGCGATTTTTTTTTGCGTTAGAAACCTTTTTACAAGGGCTACAATCCTGTCTggttgaatttaattttaaaatagtcAAAATTTTAGGGTTTACGATTTTCGTCATATCATCTTCGTTATACATTCGATTGACTCGATTCTTTTCTGCGTTAGAAACCTTATTACAAGGGCTACAATCCAGGTTGGGTTTTCAGGGTTTCTAggttttttagggtttagtgtttaagTAACGAGGATGATAAGGTTTCCATAAACgtgtgaatcgccgcaatccgataagtaacgaaaCGGGGCTAAGACAAGAGAAttcaagtggcctccattgggctccatCGGAGCCCCTCCCAAGAAATAATCTGCAGAACCCCCAAGAAATCATCACAAAACCCCCTCCCCTTCTTCCTAAATCTACCATAGCCGCCTCCGTCTCTTCCTATTCTGGCGAAGGTTGCCGCCGATTATACCATCACCACCGTCGCCTCTCCTTCTCTCCTACTAACCGTCTCACTCTTTGAAACATTCGACCCCCAAATCTGCACACAAAGAGAATTAATTCGCGACCCAGAATTATTTGTTTCAAGGATATAtacattctctctcttttttcaaGAGAATAATAGCAGCATCTTTCCTGATGGCACCATCTCTCTTGGCTGCACTATGCTGAGTAATTACAAACTTTGACCATCATTTTCTCAATAACTTTTTTATTGCTTTTGTATGGGAAAGCAGTGCAAATGAAACAGATGCATTAATGTTTCGAGAAGTTAACCATCATCAAAGTGGAACCAAAAACATCCATCTTCCATTGAAACAACAACTACAAGAATATCTCAATTAAGTTATTTACTTTTTTGAATGAATGTAGAGAACGTCATTGGACTAACACACAATTTAAAGATAAACTAATTATAATGTTCACGGCGaattaatttgaaatcattGCATCAAGTTGATTATGGCTCATTTAAGattaaataaaaaggaaaaaaaaaataggagtGCCCAAAACCTCCATGGAAGAAAACAGATTAAAAAAATCAAGGGTAAAAAATTGAAGGCCACATGTTATCCTTCTTTCTTCTCCTACCTAGTGGGGCCGCCCCCACTTTCCTGAACTATGATTACTGCATTCTAAATTAAAGTTGCTATTATTCCGGTTCTTTTCTCTTCACAGTTTTTGttttggggggagggggctatatatttttttaggaaaTTAAATGGGGGTTGCCTAAATGTTTTTGAAAATAGTagtaattgaaattttaaaaatggcaTTATAGGGGTAAATAcgtacaaatatatatattttttaatgagGGGGCTATAATGAGAGTTTTAGTGGCTATATTTAAAATTACCCATTTCGAATTCATCAAATGGGCTTTGAATATTTTGACTGGGCCCATGGGCCGTATTATGTAGTGGGCTTCAAATTGAATGCTGAGGGGGCGGCAAATGTTTTATTTGTAATTAATTTGGCATTTTagaaaattcaattatttagtTCTCACGAAATGAAAATGTAAGGCAATGTTAAATAACGGAAATCGACTTTCGATGTCGTCGTCGGCGGTGAGGTCATGGAGAACGGCGTTCCTGACCTTGAGGGACGAAAACTCGGCGTCGCCTCCTCGCGCCACCGTCATCCGCCTCTTTGACAATCTAATTTTATCCCAATCCGAATCTCTCGTCGCTGCTGCGCCGCAGTTGCCTCGGCACGAGGTACCCTTCAACTTCCTACCCTACAAAATCTGATCCGATCTAACATTTTTTCTGCTGATTGATAATTTGATACTTGCACTCACAGCTTACATCCGACTTGATGCTATTACTGGAGTTGGCTCGCGACCTCTCTTATTATCAACAAGGAATTTAAGACGTTACTCAGACATTCGTTAAATTATCTGGATTGGTACATCTTTGTAGTTGTCCTGTTTTGCTATTTTTTTAAAGCTGATTGGATTTCCATTTCATGCTTCAGTTTTGGTGTTTTTGTGAGGAGTAGAGTGAACTACTTGTAGTTCTTTCAACTGATTGCGTCTCAGCCTCTCGTTTCGAGTTCCCTTTGTTACCAAATTAAGGATTTAAACTCATTTTATACATGTTTGTTAATTTAAATCAGTACAATTCAGCTTAAGATAAGAGTGTGAACACATTAGCATCTCTCAGATCTTTTTATCAGCCAAACAACATGATTGATCTTCTTGGGTAGCTTTTATATTGGAATATTCAAGGATAAGTATCTTAATGAGAAACAAATGTAAGCCTTGTGTATGTCAATATGTTAATTCAGTTGTGGATAAGTCACCTAaacaactataattaattaccAAAGCTATTCTTGGCCGCCTTGCATATATAGGCCCATGAAATATTCAGGGGGGTTTAGGGTTGAAAGTTAGGGTTGAGGGTTTATGGTTTATGGTTTGTAATTGATAAATCTTGAAAGTTAGTGCTTTATAGCTACGAGTTAACATTCATTTTGTGATTGCAAAACTGACAGAAGTTCATATTTTTTAAGCTaattcttttctgattcatttatttttcttagtaCAATAATAGGATACTCAGAGTAGCCAAACAAAAGACCAATCTATATTTGGCTTTGGATTGATATGTAAAACAACTAGAGTCCTTTTTCCGTTTTTAGTTCTAACACCAATGCTACCAGTTGTAGAGTTAGTTTGTTCAAATGTTTCTCATTGTTGTAAAAGGGTTGACGATAATCATATGAACCCgcataaataatttttaagttaGAAACAATATGAGCTTGTATTACAAAAATTAATCAGCAATCATGTTTCTCAAAAACAAGTTTATGACATGTACAGCTGAATGTTTCTTATTTGTTGCAGATCCATGGAATCAGTCATTCCTCTTTTCTGGAAATGAACTCAACAACGTGGGGCATTGTGCTTGACTCTTTCAAGTGGATAGTGCAGATTTTCCTTGGCAGTGTTGAAACAGAGAGGGCAATTATTAGAAATGTTTCTGTAATTAAACCCACCAAGCAATGCTTAGAAAGTCTAAGGTGTGGTAATTTAACTTCCTCTCTCTACATCTTCCCTCCCCTTCTTCTTTCCATACTTTTGTAGTTCCAGAGCACACGAGAGGAAGAGTTACTCCTAAAACAAGGATAAAATGCAGAACATAAAAAGTGAGAATGTTTTCTCCCAACAAGACCAATGATCTTGTCGCTCAGCTAAGCTGATTACAAATTTATTTCCTGCATACCATCTTCATAGCTAGGTATAATTTTCTAATTAGGTATGCGTCCGGGCTCAATTTAGGCTGCTACTAATCTGCTCTCCTTCAATCACTTCCCATAGTCATGCCTTCCCATTGTTTTCTCTTCCATTGCCAATTCCTTTTCTTGATTCATCTTTTGACATGAATAGACAATCCAATGGCCCATGCTGGTGTATTCCTTCATCCCTATCACGTATTCCCATAAAAGTTTCTTTCACATGCTTAGATTGTGTAATCAGAATAATCGTACTAAGGGATGCTTGTTTTGTTGGTAACATGTTTCATATCAAGGTATGCTTGCTGCTAGTGCTTTTTCTTAGCATTAGTTTAAAGCTCCTTAAGCTTATTACATTAACTCTCTCCCAAACTCTAAAACTTCACCCTACTTTCTTCCTTTGGTTTTACACCATTTTCTGGGTTGGGTTTGCATTGGATgcaatttttgcaaataaattaGTAGATATATCACCTGTAGCTAATGCACCAGGTAATTATTCAATTTCAGGTTACTTTTCAGTTTATGTCTGACAGCTGCTTCACTCTCTGAAAATGGGCAACTGCTGAATTTTGTTCTTGAAGTGGTTGAGTATTTTCATGGGGACTTAAAGCATTCTACTTATTTAAGTGACAATTGTTCAATATCTAGAGGTGTGCGTGAAGTTCTAACAATTGCATTTGCCATGATTGGTGAAGTATACTCCAGAGTAGGTGCTTCTTTGCCTGTTGAAATCTGGAAGTCAACGGTTGTGGTAAGTGTCCATGGTGATACACTTGAAAACACTGGCTAAAAATAGCAATACTggatctatttaattatttatttattttgtaggCCCTGAGAAAAGTTATGGACATCATGGCTTCTAAAGGTCTTTTGTTGGAGGATAATACCGTTGCCACGTAACTTTCTCTTCCTTTTTAGTCACTTTTGTTTGAGAATTTCTTCATGAGAAATCAAATGGTGTTAACATATTGATCAGGTTTTATGTTGAGCTTCTCCATTGTCTGCACTTAGTTCTTGCAGAGCCTAGAGGATATCTAACAGAACATGTAAGAGGCTACCTCTTAAAATTGGTTGCACATTTTAAATTATTCTTTGCTCTGAATTCATCCTTGCATTAAATATTTTAGGTGGCTGGCTTTGTGGCATCTTTGAGAATCTTCTTCCGCTATGGCCTTGTAAACAAGCCATTGGTTATGAATCAACCAACTAATCACATGAAGGGAGTAGGTTCGACAAGCCAAAACATGCCTTTTGAAGTATCAAATCAATCAAAAAGCAGCCCTTATAGGCCTCCACACTTGCGAAAAAAGGTTGCAGGCAATCAACAAGTAAAGATGAGGAGTGCCTGGTTTCTTCTAAACATGAATTTATTTAATCGGATTCAGATTGCAGTGATAATGATGGATCAGTAATGGATAACAGCAAAGCATATTTAACTGAGGCGAGATTAGCAGCAATTATTTGTATTCAGGTTGGTTCATTTTGTCTTAATTCTCTTAACCTATGTGTTTCTAGTTGCCCATGttccatgataaattttatGGCCTTCACGTAGAGCATTCTTTTTCTACCATTGTTAAGCAACATCAATTTCCTTCTACATTAGAGTCAACATGGTAAGTCGTACTATCAAATTAGAAAGTTCTAGTTCTCATAAATTATTTCATCCCCATTGCCTTCTAGTTCTCAAGTGAATCGCTCGACTTTCAATCCAATATCATCAAGTGATCAAACATTGCTTGAGGCAAAGGAATCAAAACCCTATGATCTTCTTTGGAAATTAATCTGCACAAGTTTCTTGAATATGCTCATTGGGAGCATGATTTCTTGAAACTTTCGAGGATTGTGTACTTGCTCATCTCTTTGTCTTCCACCTAGAGGATGAGTACAAATTAAACCATCTGCTACTAATCTTAAGCACAATTGGTTTATTTGATGTAGATTTTGAAATTCATTCCTAGTGACACCTTTAGATGCGGCTACTACATTGTAGTCTTCTTTAGCCATTATTTTAAATGACTGATTGGCTCTGAATGCCACTTGATGCAAACTAAGATAAAGCACTCTAAATACCATCACGGCTAAGAACTCGGATAGGGAAATTGAGGAACCAAGTAGAGAACTTTGATTGAGATCTTTAGATATGAAAATATGTTACGATAGTAATAGTATTACTTAATTTATAGTAGTTCCAAGTTATATTTTCTAGTCAAATAAAACTAGAATGTTTTATTTCCTCGATGGCTCTTTCATCTAACCCTTGGATTTTGCTCGAAGGATCTCTGTCGAGCTGATCCCAAATTGTTTACAGCCCAATGGACAATGCTTTTGCCATCCAATGATGTGCTGCAACACAGGTTAAGCATGTTTACCCTCATTTCGTGTTTATGATGTGGTTGTATGTACTAAAGATtcatgtcctatttcttttttgttcgtaccatttatttactttttctttttatgtagGAAATATGACACTACTCTGATGAGTTGCTTTCTTTCCGACCCTTCGTTGAAGGTTTCATTATATCGGCTGCAGTTTCTATCAAATGAACCAATTCTATGCTCTTTTTATATTTGTGTATCTTTCTAAATATCTCTGCAACCATCTATCTGTCTTTTATTTATCCAAACACTCTGGTCTTATAATGTAAATTATGTTCCTCTTTCCTTATTTGAATTTATGTACTAACTACTAAGACACTGTAGACTTTTGCTTAGGTCCGGATTGCAGCTGCTTCTACTATTATGGCAATGTTGGATGGCCCTGCTTCTATTTCCTTACAGGTAGCAGAGCTTAAAGAGCACTCAAAACATGGGTCATTTACCACACTTTCTAGTTCTCTTGGGCATATCTTGATGCAACTTCATTCAGGTATTGGGATCTAAAAGTTCGTTTGATTGTttacattttaattataatcTGGGCAATTATTTTTGTCCCAACGGAAGGATAATTGCAAAATATTACGTTTGTGTCCAAAAAACTGATTTCCGTGCCCGGAGGATAGATGTGTCTCGCCGGGGTGCAAACATGATATATCTGAGTGTAAAGCAGAGATCACATTAACATCGTTGTCCACCGCTGCATCCACCGTCACAGTACACCACTCTCTCCACATACATTCAAGGAGCAAGTTTTGTAAACCACCAAATGAGCGGGAGGTGCTATTCCTACTGCGGTGTGGTTGGTGTTTCCCAGCACGCCGTGACCTGCAACAAAGCTCCCTGCGGCGGTACTGGAAGTGGGATTCCGAGCCCTTCTTGATGAAGAAGGCGGAGGTGGCATGCAGTTTTTGCTGAACGATGGGTGGCCGGGGTAAAGCCGGTGTCAGTCACACCGATAATCACACCCTTGTTGTAGTTGGGGTCGCCAAGCGTCGTGCAGGCCCAATAAGTTGGGAACGTGAGTAGCATGAAGTGGGTAGGTGTTTTCCGGCCTTGCGGAGATGAATCCGGTGGTCACATGGCAGTAAGAGTGTATTATATGCAATGGATTGGGTGAGGCCAAAGTGTATTATACGCGATGGATCGGGTGAGGCTGcaatgatttttatataatttccaCGTGGATATGTAACATGTGTGCCTTGGTGAGACACATCATTTTTCGGGGGCCAAAAATCATTTTTGGTGCAGAAATGTGATTTATTTGAAATGTTGGGTACTTTTTTGCAATTATCCTTACGGCGGGACACTTTTGTGATTAAGCTCATAAGTCGGACGAATCTGATGTTTACCCTTGTAACTCCCTTAAAGACATTGGTTCttttatatttgttaatttGGGTCGGCTTTTAGCAATTAGTTGCAATTTTGGCCAATTCTAATAATAGAATTTAGTTATGTGGTCATGATGGCACATAAGGGATTTTTGCTACGAAAAAGTTAAGTTTAGTCAAATTTAGTAAATCATTGTTGATTTAAGGTTTAGTTACATATTAAGGCATGATTAATCATTTGGTTCTGATCAAATTCACAAATTGACCAACCTGCGAAGAATTGTCAAATTCTTGAGTAAATCTTTTCTTCTACTAAGCCTTTCTTGAAGTATGGCGCTCTTAGAGTTAGAGCCACAGTGCAATTGATGAAATACTGTCTTTATTGAGCAGGTACTTTGTCTTTAATCAACCATGAAACCAGTGGTAGATTGCTGGCATTGTCGTTTAAAATCCTAATGCTTTTGATAGCATCTACACCGTAAGTTTAATCTAcagaactgaaaattatttttattatttccatCTGCTTTTGTTGTTTTGTCACTTTCATGTGAGTCCAAATCAACCATATTAGGTTGATTCTGTCAAGAAACAATGAGTTTACCTATTCCTAGGAGGCCTCCACAATTTAGTGAAGGCTTTAAGCTCTTATTTTTATGTGTTCTATCACAACTTGTTCTTTCTTCAAGCCTTGTTGGGCATTCAGTAATTGTGAGTGCTGTGTACTGTTACTCAGTCAGAAGGCCTAATTAGTTGTGACTAGTTTTTAGCTTTTATCCTTAACTAGCATTGTACCCGTGCGGTATGTACATTTATCAATTTATAAGACAATATTTTGATTAATCAACATACATAAATGTAATGGGATGTCAATGTAGCTCGAAATCTGTAGATTGACCAGAACAAATTGAAAAGTCAGACAGCTAGGGCTAAATTGTTATAACTTGGAATAAAAAATGGGCTAGACCGATCGGGTGACAGGTTAGTCTTGCTAACCTGGTGGATTTACGGGGGTAAGTACCTTATAACTAGACATTTATTATagttaaaaattacaaaaatggGCCAGACCTATCGAGAGCCTAGCAATATTGTAACACTGTAACatcttataaaataaaatgataatcaTAAATACAATGTATAATTAGACATGTATTATAGTTAAACATTACATTTATTATAgaatacaaatatataaaaatattatacctttaatatatttaaaatgaataatatttatttaaaaaaattggaaaagaaattactcccttcatccacaaaaaaaatttgccacattgtggacggcatGGGTTTTTATAAAATGAGAGTGAAGTTGTTAGTAAAGTAAGgctcccactttaaatgtgagtggagttgtaTGGATCCTACTATTATAAAATGGAAGTgacaatttttttgtggatggaccaaaaaggaaattgtagCAAATTTTTCATGGACGGGGGGAGTAGAAAATATCAATAAATTTCTAACtggtattaaattatttaatcataGTATAATATTACACAAAATGACCAACAAAAcactaatatttatttttcatcactATAAAATTGTTATTAGATACAACTATAtagaaaactatatatattactccctccgtccacgaaagatcttccaacttttcattttttggacGTCGACAGAAAAACTtcttacctatttttggactatatctTACCACTTATAATACTCTATTTACCCTTAcgtttcaccttttcaccacacTCCCGATACTAATTACAACACCTTTTCTCCACTCCCAATACATTCaataactttttctccactctctcaatacactcaacaacgttttcttaaaatccatgtcactccctcctaggaaggtctttcatggatggagggagtatataataaaatattgaattaGTAAATATCTGATCATGTTTActctatatttaaatattaacttATTAATTATCAATacaataaaaatagtaagaacATTATTGAGTAATaaacaattgaaattttattggaCAATGCTAATGAAAAACCTATTTGACAATTGTGAGTACCTTTTGGAGGGATAATGgcattgttttaaattttgccAACATTGgcttttatatactccctccgtcccagccaagacgctacatttgcttttcggtacgggatttaaggagttgtagattaatgtttgaagtatgtaataataaagtgataaagtaggagagagaaagtaataaagtgataaagtaagaaagagaaggtaataaagtgataaagtaggagagataaggtaataaagaaatatttaattagtgttaattaagtgtttaaaattccttatttttgccaaatatagaaatgtagcatcttcgttgagACGgtccgaaaaggaatatgtagcatcttgggcgggacggagggagtatgtaataGATAAACCACAATTTTGAAAGAGAACTTCTTACTTTTTTTGTGTTCTTGGTTTTCTGGATAGAAGACATGGGGATCCTACGTTGCTAGATGGAGAGTTGACAAAAGTAGAACCTTTTATCAGAATTACTGGCATTAGCATCTAATGCTGATTCATAAATGCTTTTTCTGTTCAAACGGATATGGGTCTAACAGTTCTTCAATGTTCAATCTTTAGATATTCAAGAATGCCACCTGAGCTGCTCTGTAGGGTTATCTCTTCACTCCAATCAACAATTGAAGAGGGGTTTCCATATCATAATGATCGGAATAGCTTGCTGGTAACTATCAAGTTTTCATCCATATTCATCAATGATATGTCTCCATTCTCTAgcttcttttgtttatttgtctCGTGTGCAAACTCAGTCAATTTATCTAAGTttctataatttaatttatgctgGAGAATTTCTGCAACTGATGGCAGTTTCCTGTACTATACTCACTATTTCCTTGAAATGAAATCTACATGATAGCTTTGGTTCTATTTTGCAGGCTGCAGCAATTATTTGCTTAACCAGAGCTCTTTCTGTGTCTGCCTCATCGTGTGTCAACAATATGCTGCTGGGAGAAGTTTCAACAGGTTTGTTGCATGTAACCATATTACAACCATACCTTTTTGTGTTTGTGAAACTATTAGAATTAGATTTGTATGTATGGTACACATTGTAGTGCAAGTTAGTGCTTTCCTAGTTGTGTTAGAACTTGCATATATGTAGGTGTTTTGACCAGTATGTGAATACAAAGAAAAGTTTCCCAAACATCATGTTTTAACCTTCGATTTTCCATGTTATCAAGAGCCCCATACGAATCTAGGGCTTGAAATATCGAAGTTGAAGTTAGGATTTCAGAATTGGAAAGCTAGGGGTGTTTTGGGGTGAAAAAGGGTGCAACCTCCCATTTCAAATCCTCATGTTACTTTCAGGTTAATTGTTTTATTTGCACGATAATATTATTGACCAGGTTGTCATCTTGAAGGTCAGAAGTCTGGAGTACTGTATACCCTGTTTCGATATTCTGAACGATTATCAAACCTATCAATAAGCTTAGAGGCACTTCAGGTGACATTTTTCTCTGCTGAATAAATGAACATCTTATTCTCTTTTTCTGAGGTGCCAATAACATGTACAATTATGTTCTATCATGCCCTACTCTTAGTTTTCCAAAAATTCCACTATTGCATACTGGTGACAACTTGTGGACAtgaaatttagttattaaactAAACATTGTGGAGGACTGTGGACATGAATggtttttactattatttttctttGTCTAACATCTCTTTTTTACTTTCTATGAAGTCTGTGTTTTCTAAATTTATTAAAGAAACTATTTAATAGCTTAGTTCCTGAAATACAAATCTTGACGCCAAGTTTTTTCATTAGTTTAGGGAATAGATTCCATTCATCTTTCGTCACTCGTGGTTTGAACTAAATCTTGAACTACTGACCACGtcttaggcttgtattcctcAATTTCAAATGCACATATAATACAGGAACTTTATTCGATCCCACGATAGGGAGCTGAATAATTTTAGCATTAAGTATCAATTGTTTCTTTGGTTCAGATCTGTCAGACAATTATAATGTTTAATTTGTTTGCTGCAGGCTCTTAAATCTTTGTCTCATAATTATCCAAATGTAATTACCTTATGCTGGGAACATATTTCCTCCATCATTTATGGAGTATTGAGCTCATTCTCTGATGAGTCTTCAAGACTATGGAGAGGTAATGTTGAGCAGACTGCTGCACTGTTGAAGGAGAGAGTCATGACTGCTGCTGTCAAGGTGGATCCTTTTGACGTTGATGCTATTTTGTCTCTTGCGTTTCTTTGACTCATGACTTTGTTCTCACGACCTGAACCTTTGTACAGGTTTTGGATGAATGTCTTCGGGCTATTTCTGGCTTTAAAGGAACTGAAGATCTTTCAACTGATAAATCTCTTGACAGTCCATTTACGTCTGACTATGAGAAAACAAAGGCAATCTCATCAGCTCCATCATACAGTTTAGAGACCCATGTTTCAACTATTGATGGTTCTAAAACATGTATCTTGGCAAGTGAGAGATGGTTGGAAGCAACAATCAAGCATATGCCTTTTATTATTAATCATTCTTCTGCGATGGTTAGTTGAAAAAAGATTCATTTTCTTCAAGTCTTTATCTATGGGGAAtgtttttcattaaaaattaaataattgatGATATAAAGACCTGTTATGCATAACAGGATGTATCATTGATATGTATCGCAAACTCTATAAGTTGTGCATGTGGATCTCAttctcctttttattttttaggtaAGAGCTGCATCAGTGACCTGTTTTGCTGGAATGACTTCTCCCGTTTTCTTTTCCCTTCCCGAGGATAAACAGGAATACATAATTGAATCTTCAGTAAGTCTGTTGTAAACTTGTAGCTCTGGTATTTTGTAAGTGATCAGTTACAGCTACCCACTCGGCCTGCACTTGAGAGCTCCTATTTTCTCTTCGGAATATCTATGAAAATTTGTTCCATTAAGCCTTGAAAGGGAGGGTTGGTGCTGATTAAacttatttttaatgtatgttTCATGTATTCTTTTTTGCAGATTAATGCTGCTCTAAATGATGGGGTTCCTTTAG comes from Salvia miltiorrhiza cultivar Shanhuang (shh) chromosome 3, IMPLAD_Smil_shh, whole genome shotgun sequence and encodes:
- the LOC131015602 gene encoding uncharacterized protein LOC131015602 isoform X1, whose amino-acid sequence is MDNSKAYLTEARLAAIICIQDLCRADPKLFTAQWTMLLPSNDVLQHRKYDTTLMSCFLSDPSLKVRIAAASTIMAMLDGPASISLQVAELKEHSKHGSFTTLSSSLGHILMQLHSGTLSLINHETSGRLLALSFKILMLLIASTPYSRMPPELLCRVISSLQSTIEEGFPYHNDRNSLLAAAIICLTRALSVSASSCVNNMLLGEVSTGCHLEGQKSGVLYTLFRYSERLSNLSISLEALQALKSLSHNYPNVITLCWEHISSIIYGVLSSFSDESSRLWRGNVEQTAALLKERVMTAAVKVLDECLRAISGFKGTEDLSTDKSLDSPFTSDYEKTKAISSAPSYSLETHVSTIDGSKTCILASERWLEATIKHMPFIINHSSAMVRAASVTCFAGMTSPVFFSLPEDKQEYIIESSINAALNDGVPLVRSAACRAIGVIGCFPQIYHSAEVLEKFIQAAERNTCDSLVSVRITASWALANICDSLSHCLDALHARRGSIGSRKCYEFTSLLVDSALRLARDNDKVKANAVRGLGNLARSITFTKQLPVNGDPLDFMHSKIESHGVQGFKDHMKERSQSVQSSSGSSVWLDQMVKAFLSCVTTGNIKVQWNVCHALSNLFLNKSLKLQDMDWTSSIFSILLLLLRDSSNFKIRIQAAAALAVPENINDYGKSYYDVVKSVEHVVENFKSDQISEPSNFKYRIALEKQLTSTMLHLLVLASRCDQGAIQDLLVKKASFLEVWVEELCSSVGDTSNSRDEAKHASIDQKKDVIFRTIQSLIEVYEISNHLIAQKFEKLASSLL
- the LOC131015602 gene encoding uncharacterized protein LOC131015602 isoform X2 — translated: MDNSKAYLTEARLAAIICIQDLCRADPKLFTAQWTMLLPSNDVLQHRKYDTTLMSCFLSDPSLKVRIAAASTIMAMLDGPASISLQVAELKEHSKHGSFTTLSSSLGHILMQLHSGTLSLINHETSGRLLALSFKILMLLIASTPYSRMPPELLCRVISSLQSTIEEGFPYHNDRNSLLAAAIICLTRALSVSASSCVNNMLLGEVSTGCHLEGQKSGVLYTLFRYSERLSNLSISLEALQALKSLSHNYPNVITLCWEHISSIIYGVLSSFSDESSRLWRGNVEQTAALLKERVMTAAVKVLDECLRAISGFKGTEDLSTDKSLDSPFTSDYEKTKAISSAPSYSLETHVSTIDGSKTCILASERWLEATIKHMPFIINHSSAMVRAASVTCFAGMTSPVFFSLPEDKQEYIIESSINAALNDGVPLVRSAACRAIGVIGCFPQIYHSAEVLEKFIQAAERNTCDSLVSVRITASWALANICDSLSHCLDALHARRGSRKCYEFTSLLVDSALRLARDNDKVKANAVRGLGNLARSITFTKQLPVNGDPLDFMHSKIESHGVQGFKDHMKERSQSVQSSSGSSVWLDQMVKAFLSCVTTGNIKVQWNVCHALSNLFLNKSLKLQDMDWTSSIFSILLLLLRDSSNFKIRIQAAAALAVPENINDYGKSYYDVVKSVEHVVENFKSDQISEPSNFKYRIALEKQLTSTMLHLLVLASRCDQGAIQDLLVKKASFLEVWVEELCSSVGDTSNSRDEAKHASIDQKKDVIFRTIQSLIEVYEISNHLIAQKFEKLASSLL
- the LOC131015602 gene encoding uncharacterized protein LOC131015602 isoform X3 produces the protein MDNSKAYLTEARLAAIICIQDLCRADPKLFTAQWTMLLPSNDVLQHRKYDTTLMSCFLSDPSLKVRIAAASTIMAMLDGPASISLQVAELKEHSKHGSFTTLSSSLGHILMQLHSGTLSLINHETSGRLLALSFKILMLLIASTPYSRMPPELLCRVISSLQSTIEEGFPYHNDRNSLLAAAIICLTRALSVSASSCVNNMLLGEVSTGQKSGVLYTLFRYSERLSNLSISLEALQALKSLSHNYPNVITLCWEHISSIIYGVLSSFSDESSRLWRGNVEQTAALLKERVMTAAVKVLDECLRAISGFKGTEDLSTDKSLDSPFTSDYEKTKAISSAPSYSLETHVSTIDGSKTCILASERWLEATIKHMPFIINHSSAMVRAASVTCFAGMTSPVFFSLPEDKQEYIIESSINAALNDGVPLVRSAACRAIGVIGCFPQIYHSAEVLEKFIQAAERNTCDSLVSVRITASWALANICDSLSHCLDALHARRGSIGSRKCYEFTSLLVDSALRLARDNDKVKANAVRGLGNLARSITFTKQLPVNGDPLDFMHSKIESHGVQGFKDHMKERSQSVQSSSGSSVWLDQMVKAFLSCVTTGNIKVQWNVCHALSNLFLNKSLKLQDMDWTSSIFSILLLLLRDSSNFKIRIQAAAALAVPENINDYGKSYYDVVKSVEHVVENFKSDQISEPSNFKYRIALEKQLTSTMLHLLVLASRCDQGAIQDLLVKKASFLEVWVEELCSSVGDTSNSRDEAKHASIDQKKDVIFRTIQSLIEVYEISNHLIAQKFEKLASSLL
- the LOC131015602 gene encoding uncharacterized protein LOC131015602 isoform X6; protein product: MDNSKAYLTEARLAAIICIQDLCRADPKLFTAQWTMLLPSNDVLQHRKYDTTLMSCFLSDPSLKVRIAAASTIMAMLDGPASISLQVAELKEHSKHGSFTTLSSSLGHILMQLHSGTLSLINHETSGRLLALSFKILMLLIASTPYSRMPPELLCRVISSLQSTIEEGFPYHNDRNSLLAAAIICLTRALSVSASSCVNNMLLGEVSTGCHLEGQKSGVLYTLFRYSERLSNLSISLEALQALKSLSHNYPNVITLCWEHISSIIYGVLSSFSDESSRLWRGNVEQTAALLKERVMTAAVKVLDECLRAISGFKGTEDLSTDKSLDSPFTSDYEKTKAISSAPSYSLETHVSTIDGSKTCILASERWLEATIKHMPFIINHSSAMVRAASVTCFAGMTSPVFFSLPEDKQEYIIESSINAALNDGVPLVRSAACRAIGVIGCFPQIYHSAEVLEKFIQAAERNTCDSLVSVRITASWALANICDSLSHCLDALHARRGSIGSRKCYEFTSLLVDSALRLARDNDKVKANAVRGLGNLARSITFTKQLPVNGDPLDFMHSKIESHGVQGFKDHMKERSQSVQSSSGSSVWLDQMVKAFLSCVTTGNIKVQWNVCHALSNLFLNKSLKLQDMDWTSSIFSILLLLLRDSSNFKIRIQAAAALAVPENINVDFNNAASTSSCIKM